Proteins encoded in a region of the Oncorhynchus clarkii lewisi isolate Uvic-CL-2024 chromosome 18, UVic_Ocla_1.0, whole genome shotgun sequence genome:
- the LOC139373904 gene encoding transmembrane protein 64-like has product MWGPAPPSLQVAVKVLKHAAGKGQIQLNRWLQRPSPDECDKIDLLICNTFDERGGAVGKSDGDPESIVDTGVSFTGGATNREFRHQCCITTCCFKSSLLACILTAVCFSSVALVRQYLKDLLLWVESLDSLVGALLFIVGLIVVSFPFGWGYIVLNVAAGYLYGFVLGMGLVMVGVLIGTFVAHLVCKRLLTDWVVNKVGNSEQLSIYQDGMMAQASTKMA; this is encoded by the coding sequence ATGTGGGGCCCTGCGCCACCATCCCTGCAGGTCGCCGTAAAAGTCCTGAAACACGCCGCTGGCAAAGGACAGATCCAGCTGAACCGCTGGCTCCAGAGACCCTCCCCGGACGAGTGCGATAAAATTGACCTCTTGATATGCAACACCTTTGACGAGAGAGGAGGCGCCGTCGGCAAGTCTGATGGAGACCCGGAGAGCATCGTTGACACTGGCGTGTCATTCACCGGTGGCGCCACCAACAGGGAGTTCAgacaccagtgttgtattaccacGTGTTGCTTCAAGAGCAGCCTCCTGGCATGCATTCTGACAGCTGTGTGCTTCTCCTCCGTGGCTCTAGTACGACAGTACCTCAAGGACCTTCTTCTCTGGGTGGAGAGCTTGGACAGCCTGGTTGGAGCCTTGCTGTTCATAGTTGGTCTGATCGTTGTGTCCTTCCCATTCGGCTGGGGGTACATCGTGCTGAATGTGGCTGCGGGATACCTCTACGGCTTCGTGCTGGGTATGGGACTGGTGATGGTGGGGGTGCTCATAGGTACCTTCGTGGCTCACCTGGTGTGTAAGAGACTGTTGACGGACTGGGTGGTCAACAAGGTGGGGAACTCTGAACAGCTCAGCATCTACCAAGATGGCATGATGGCACAAGCATCTACCAAGATGGCATGA